From the genome of Gymnogyps californianus isolate 813 chromosome 17, ASM1813914v2, whole genome shotgun sequence, one region includes:
- the SNAI1 gene encoding zinc finger protein SNAI1, whose product MPRSFLVKKHFSASKKPNYSELESQAVLAAPLLYETCPLPVIPPPEVLGPGAYYPPLVWDAGLLSSLFPGGPGSEAAGGAAPALDLTALSSEEDEGKSSGPPSPASAAAERFRCAQCAKAYSTFAGLSKHKQLHCDAQARKSFSCKYCEKEYVSLGALKMHIRSHTLPCVCKMCGKAFSRPWLLQGHIRTHTGEKPFSCTHCNRAFADRSNLRAHLQTHSDVKKYQCKTCSRTFSRMSLLHKHEETGCSGSR is encoded by the exons ATGCCGCGCTCCTTCCTGGTGAAGAAGCACTTCTCGGCCAGCAAGAAGCCCAACTACAGCGAGCTGGAGAGCCAGGCCG TGCTGGCCGCCCCGCTGCTCTACGAGACGTGCCCGCTGCCCGTCATCCCCCCGCCCGAGGTGCTCGGCCCCGGTGCCTACTACCCGCCGCTGGTGTGGgacgcagggctgctctccagcctcttcccCGGCGGCCCGGGCAGCGAGGCGGCTGGCGGCGCGGCCCCTGCCCTGGACCTGACGGCGCTCTCCAGCGAGGAGGATGAAGGCAAGAGCTCGGggccccccagcccagcctcggCCGCCGCCGAGCGCTTCCGCTGCGCCCAGTGTGCCAAGGCTTACTCCACCTTCGCCGGGCTCTCCAAGCACAAGCAATTGCACTGCGACGCCCAGGCCAGGAAATCCTTCAGCTGCAAGTACTGCGAGAAGGAGTACGTGAGCCTGGGGGCTCTCAAGATGCACATCCGGAGCCACACGCTGCCCTGCGTCTGCAAGATGTGCGGCAAGGCCTTCTCCCggccctggctgctgcagggccaCATCCGGACGCACACCG GTGAAAAGCCCTTTTCCTGTACACACTGCAACCGGGCCTTTGCTGACCGCTCTAATCTCCGAGCCCACCTGCAGACCCATTCAGATGTAAAGAAGTACCAATGCAAAACCTGCTCCCGGACTTTCTCCCGTATGTCGCTGCTCCACAAGCACGAGGAGACGGGCTGCTCTGGCTCTCGCTGA